TTGAAAAAGCATGCGGTATCAGTGGCTACCTGCTGGGCGTCAATCCATTTGACCAACCAGGCGTGGAAGCTTACAAGAAAAATATGTTCGCATTGCTGGGCAAACCAGGCTTTGAAGAAGAGAAAGCAGCGCTCGAAGCGAGACTTTCCGAATAATTCATTAGTTTGCTCATATAGTTGAATAAGGTAATGTAAATCTAACCGGGAATCACTGTTTGTGTAAGATGCAGGGTTCCCGGATGTAGATAACCAGGGCAGTTCGTCCGCGTTCGCGCGGTGAACTGCTTTCTTGTAAAATGGACTCAGGAAAAGATCAGAAAGTTGGATTTGGGATGATTGAACGTTATCGCACGGTTCGAGGACCGGGCAATCTGGAAATTGTAATCAAGAAGTCGCGATTTATCGGTCATATTATGCCGGTCACGACAGAGGAAGAGGCTGTTGCCTTCATCGATGAGATCAAGAAAAAACATTGGAATGCAACTCATAACTGCTCTGCATACATGATTGGGGAGCGGGACGAGATCCAGAAGCAATCCGATGACGGTGAACCCAGCGGAACAGCAGGGAAACCCATTCTTGAAGTGATCAAAAATCAGAAATTAAAAAATGTGGCAATTGTGGTTACGCGATACTTCGGGGGAATCATGCTTGGGGCTGGCGGGTTAATTCGTGCTTATACGGATGGAGCTGTAGCAGCCATTGAAGCCGGAGAAGCCATTACCAACGTGCTGCATCGTGAAGTGTTTGTTGAACTGGATTATACG
This Paenibacillus xylanexedens DNA region includes the following protein-coding sequences:
- a CDS encoding YigZ family protein encodes the protein MIERYRTVRGPGNLEIVIKKSRFIGHIMPVTTEEEAVAFIDEIKKKHWNATHNCSAYMIGERDEIQKQSDDGEPSGTAGKPILEVIKNQKLKNVAIVVTRYFGGIMLGAGGLIRAYTDGAVAAIEAGEAITNVLHREVFVELDYTWLGKVENELRSREVRTGETGFTDKVTLTCLPPDSETEAFVAWITDLTQGQSRITEGQRLYFIEGE